The Metallosphaera hakonensis JCM 8857 = DSM 7519 genome includes the window AAGAAGATAAGATCTTTCACCATTGGGAAGGTCTTCAGACCAGACGCCATTGACGCAACCCATCTTATAGAGTTCCATCAACTTGACGGTTTAGTTGTGGAGGATGGATATTCGTTCAGAGATCTTCTGTCTACTCTTCGTGATATTTTCCAGGGTTTGGGAATAAAGCAAATAAAATTCAAACCAGGTTACTTTCCATTTACGGAACCTAGTGTGGAGGTCTACGGATTCATAGAGGCCTTAGGCTGGGTCGAAATGGCAGGAGCCGGGTTACTTAGAAGAGAGGTTACAGAACCCGCAGGAGTTTTCTCGCCCGCAGGGGCATGGGGAATTGGTATAGATAGACTTGCCATGCTTTTCCTTGGGGTTAAGGATATTAGAGATCTCTATTCTCTAGACATAGAGTATTTGAGATCAAGGAGAGTGATTTAATGCCGACAATAAATCTAAACAAATGGGTATTACAGAGCTTAACTAAATTGAATGAGCAAGAATTACAAGATTTCTTATTTAGACTTAAATCTGAAGTTTCACCGATCAATCAAGACGATTACTCAATCGAAGTCAACGCCGATAGATTGGACATGTTGAGTCTTGGAGGAATCGTAAGAGCGATTAAGGGTATAAGCGATCAAGAGATTGGGGAGCCGAAATATAAAACGAGTGAAACTGATTATGTGCTTGAAGTTGATAGGGTTCCTTCTAGACCTTATGCTTTAGCCTGTGTGATAAAGAACGCTAAACTGAGTCCAGAGTTTTACCTTAAGGAACTAATACAGTTCCAAGAGAAACTTCATGATACAATTGGGAGGAGAAGGAAGAAGGTGGCCATAGGTATCCATGATCTCAAGAAGGTTGAGGGAAAGATTATAAAGTATACTTTAGTTCCCCTCTCAACTACTTTCGTTCCACTTAACCAACAAACCGAAATGACTGTAGGTCAGACCCTAAAGGAGACTCAACAAGGTAAAGCGTACGGTGGAATATCAGTTTTTAATGGTCAATCTCCGGCTATAATGGACGAGAAAGGGATATTAAGCTTACCGCCTGTAATTAATTCTGATAGAACTAAAATAAGCGTTGAAACCGATTCGTTGCTAATAGACGTGACTGGAACTAATTTCGACTCAGTTGTCCAAACCATGGACTTGATTGCTACTGGCATGGCAGAGTTGGGAGCTGAGATAGGGATAGTTAAGATCAAGGGTATGGATAGCGAGTTTTCGCCTTTAATGAAACACACGGAGGTTATAGCGAACTTGAACGACATCATGAACAGACTGGGTATAAGTATCAACGGAGATGATGTAATAAAACTCTTGAGGAGGATGAGAATGGAAGCCGAATTGCAGGATGACAAGATCAAAGTAACAGTTCCACCGTACAGGGTCGATATAATGAACTATACTGACATAGCGGAAGATATAGCCATGGCCTACGGTTATGATAATTTTCAATTAAATTCAGCGATCACGAGAGGACAAGGTTCCCTATCCGAGAACTCTTTGCTCTATAGAAAGCTTAGGTCCCTCCTTATAGGTGCTGGATATACAGAGGTTTACACTTTAATATTGACTAAATCGGGAAATCAAAGGGGAGACTTTGTACAAATAAGAAACCCAATCTCAGTAGAATATGATTCTGTTAGAAATTCATTGGTATGGA containing:
- the pheT gene encoding phenylalanine--tRNA ligase subunit beta, whose protein sequence is MPTINLNKWVLQSLTKLNEQELQDFLFRLKSEVSPINQDDYSIEVNADRLDMLSLGGIVRAIKGISDQEIGEPKYKTSETDYVLEVDRVPSRPYALACVIKNAKLSPEFYLKELIQFQEKLHDTIGRRRKKVAIGIHDLKKVEGKIIKYTLVPLSTTFVPLNQQTEMTVGQTLKETQQGKAYGGISVFNGQSPAIMDEKGILSLPPVINSDRTKISVETDSLLIDVTGTNFDSVVQTMDLIATGMAELGAEIGIVKIKGMDSEFSPLMKHTEVIANLNDIMNRLGISINGDDVIKLLRRMRMEAELQDDKIKVTVPPYRVDIMNYTDIAEDIAMAYGYDNFQLNSAITRGQGSLSENSLLYRKLRSLLIGAGYTEVYTLILTKSGNQRGDFVQIRNPISVEYDSVRNSLVWSALAFLSNNQHSRFPIKIFEIGDVVIKDDKSDTLHSNEPRLVVAMMDSRVSYEMIQAPLHEVLFNLTGITPSYIKSENELLIKGRSAEISLKGKKLGIIGEVSPEVLEKYNLLYPVLLAELNLNTLKEAL